The following are encoded in a window of Camelus ferus isolate YT-003-E chromosome 20, BCGSAC_Cfer_1.0, whole genome shotgun sequence genomic DNA:
- the H1-1 gene encoding histone H1.1, producing MSETAPPAPAVSTPPEKVSAGKKVKKPAKVAAATKKKPAGPSVSELIVQAVSSSKERSGVSLAALKKALAAAGYDVEKNNSRIKLGLKSLVNKGTLVQTKGTGASGSFKLNKKVASVEAKPSAVKVAAKTKGTGAAKKPKKATGAAAAKKGVKTPKKAKKPAVAKKSSKSPKKPKVVKPKKVAKSPAKAKAVKPKAAKAKITKPKTTTKPKKAAPKKK from the coding sequence ATGTCGGAGACCGCGCCGCCCGCTCCAGCTGTTTCCACTCCTCCTGAGAAGGTTTCAGCTggcaaaaaagtgaaaaagcctGCAAAGGTTGCAGCTGCCACGAAAAAAAAGCCCGCGGGTCCTTCGGTCTCGGAGCTGATTGTGCAGGCCGTTTCCTCCTCTAAGGAGCGCAGCGGCGTCTCCCTGGCTGCGCTCAAGAAGGCGCTGGCGGCCGCCGGCTACGACGTGGAGAAGAACAACAGCCGCATCAAGCTGGGTCTTAAGAGCCTGGTGAACAAAGGCACCCTGGTACAGACCAAGGGCACCGGCGCCTCAGGCTCTTTCAAGCTCAATAAGAAAGTGGCCTCTGTGGAAGCGAAGCCCAGCGCTGTAAAGGTGGCAGCGAAAACCAAAGGAACTGGCGCCGCTAAGAAGCCCAAGAAGGCCACGGGGGCGGCTGCTGCTAAAAAAGGAGTCAAGACTCCAAAAAAGGCTAAGAAGCCCGCGGTGGCAAAGAAGTCCTCCAAGAGTCCTAAGAAGCCCAAAGTTGTGAAGCCTAAAAAAGTAGCTAAGAGCCCTGCCAAGGCCAAGGCTGTAAAACCCAAAGCGGCCAAGGCTAAGATTACCAAGCCAAAGACAACTACCAAGCCCAAGAAGGCAGCACCCAAGAAGAAGTAA